The DNA window ATCGCCCCGACGATGCGCTGGGTGGTGCTGCCCAGTTCGATCTCGGACGGATGGAAGATGGTGTACTGCTGATCGGGATCGAGCGCGTTCTCGTTGGGGATGATTTCCTCGACGACAATGCCGCTCATGTCCCAGCCGTGCGACTCGGCCACGCTGCGCAACTCGACCGCCGTCTCCGCCAGGGTGATATAGAGCACCGTCTCGCCCTGGCGCGCGCCCTCGTTGAGGAATTGCAGCGCCAGGGTGGTCTTGCCGGTGCCCGGCTCGCCCTCAACCAGGTATAGCCGGTCGCGCGTCAGGCCACCGGCCAGGACGGTGTCCAGGCCCGGCACGCCGGTGGCGAGAAAAAGATTGGTGACGCTGTTTTGTGCTTCCATGGTCGAATCCGAGGCCTTGAGGTGCCTTAAATATTACCGGAAACGGGGAAAGAAGGGTTTTTGATATGAAAGATGTGTACGTTAGCGAACAAAGCGCCGCGCGAGCGGCCGCAGGCTAGCCGTGCGCCATGCGCTGCAAGCCCTGCTGCTTGTTGACGTACATGGCGCGGTCGGCGCGGCCGAGTAGCATTTCGATATCCTGCGGGTCGTCCGGGTGGTGGACGGCGATGCCGATGCTGGCGCCGAGCTGGACAGTGACGGTCTTGAGCGGGTACGGCCGGCGCAGCGCCGCCAGCAGCTTGTCGGCCGCCTCGCGGGCGTCGGCCTCGCAGTGCAGCATCTCGACGATGACGACGAACTCGTCGCCCGCCAGGCGGCCGACGGTGTCGGTCTTGCGCACCGTCTGGCGCACCCGTTCGGCGAACTGGCGCAGCAGCTCGTCGCCTTCGTCGTGGCCGTAGCGGTCGTTGATCTGCTTGAAGCGGTCGAGGTCGAGGAAGTACACGGCGCAGCACTGGCGCAGGCGGCTGGCGCGCTGCGTCGCCTCGGTCAAGGTCTGCAGCAGCGCGCGGCGGTTGGGCAGGCCGGTGAGGGTGTCGCGCAGCGCCATCTCCTCCATCGACGCGAACAGTTTTTTGCGCTCGCTGATGTCGTGCAGGAAGGCGATGAACAGGTGGCCGCTGCTGCGCGGCACGTACGCCAGCGAGATCTCGACCGGCAGTTCCCGGCAGTCGCGGTCGTGCAGGGTCACCTCGACGCGGCGGTTGAGCACGGCCGCCTCGCCGGCCGCGCCGACGCCGCCGCTGTCGCCGGCCTCGGCCAGCTGGCGCATGTCGCGCTCGTAGGCGCGGCGCAGCAGCGGCGGCAGCACCATCGCCGCCAGCGGCTGGCCGATCACCTCGGCGCGGGTCCAGCCCAGCAGTTTTTCGGCCTGGCGGTTCCAGTCCAGCACCACGCCGCCCTCGTCGAGGGCGATGAAGGCGTCGTGCGCGTTGTCGAGGATGGCGCGCAGCTCGGCCGCCCGTTCCTGCAGCAGCCGTTGGGTGCTGTGCTCCTGGCTCAGCGCGCGCTCCAGTTGCAGCGCCTTGCGGGCGATCTCGCGGGTGCGCTCGCCCACCGTCGATTCGAGCTTCTCGTTGAGCGCGCGCAGCGCGGCCAGATGGGACTGCTCGTTGTCGAGCATGCGCGCCAGCGCGCTCGACAGCACCTGCACCTCGTGGAAGCTGTCGACCTGGACGATGTCCGGCAGGCCGGCGGCGCCGGCCGGCGCCGCCGAGCGCAATTCGAGGTTGCGGCTGAGGGCGTTGAGCGGGCGGGTGTAGCGGCGTGCGATGACGGCGGCGGCGGCGGCCATCGCCACGCCGAGGATGGCGCCGAGCAGCAGGATGCGCCGCTCCAGCGCCCTCGCCGAGGCCAGCGCCACGTCCTCCGGCTGGCGCACGATCACCGACCACTCAAGGGTGGCGGGATCGCCGGCCTTGCCGGTGAGCGAGTAGCCGCTCAGGTAGCTGCGGCCGTCGGCCCAGGTTTCGCGGACCGCGCCGGTGGCGCCGGCGCGCGCCAGCTTCAGGCTGTCGCTGGCCAGCTTGCGTTCCTCCATGCCCTTGGGGCCGAGGATGATGGTGCCGTCGGCGCGCACCACGAAGATGTCGGCCGCGTAGGCCTGGTCGGCCGGCGCCACGATGGTTTGCGCCATGCGCCGCGCCCAACCCCAGCTCATGTGCACGCACAGCACCCCGCGCGCGCTGCCGTCCGCGCCCGTCACCGGGCCGGCGGCATCGACGAAGCGCCACGGGTCCGCGCTGGCCGGCAATTTCTTGCCGAGCAGGGTGGCGGGGTGGAAGTCGCCGGCGAACAGTTTGTCGCGCCCGCCCTTGAACCAGTCGCGCCCGCTCACGTCGGCGCCCTCGAGCAGGCCTTGGGTGGCGGCGTAGACGCGCCCGTCCGGCGCGGCCAGGCCGATCCAGGCGTAGTCGGGGAAGGCTTTTTGCACGCTCTCGAGCACCGCGCGCGCCTCGCCCGGCGAGCGGGCGTCGCGCACCTGCGGCAGATCGGTGAGCAGCTGGACGTCGCCGGTGGCTTTCTGCTGTACGCGGTTGAGGGCGTCGCGCGTCTGCCAGGACAGTTGCTGCAGGCGCTGGCCGGCTTCGCGCTCGGCGTAGTTGAAGGCGAAATGGTCGACCAGGACCAGCAGCGAGAGCACGGTCAGCAGCACCGTGGCGCTGACACCGGCCGTCACCAGGGTGGTGAGCCGGGGCCGGGCCGTGCGGAGGCCGGTGCCGAGGGTGGTGCTGTGGACGGTCTGGGTGGTCATAACGGCAAGTTTTTTACTGTGCGTCGCGACTGAAAGATAACTGAAAGAAAGTAATTTTATTGTAGCACCGGAAAATCGAGATAGTTCCTCTGTTATAGACAAATTCCCTTTGTGCAACCACATCCCCCCCGCCGCGAATTTCTTAAATCGCCCTTAAAGTTACCTTGCGGAATTAAGTGCCGGCTTGACATATTTAGAATGATCGTTCATTCTATGGTTTGTGCTCATAATTTCTACAGAAAGTCCCAAGCCATGGAAGCTCTTTTCTGCAAACCGTCCCTGCGGACGGCCGGGGCAGCAGCCCTGATCACCGCAACCGTGCTCGTATCCGGTTGCTCCAAATCCACGCCCGCAGCACCTCAAACGCAGGTGGCG is part of the Oxalobacteraceae bacterium OTU3CAMAD1 genome and encodes:
- a CDS encoding diguanylate cyclase produces the protein MTTQTVHSTTLGTGLRTARPRLTTLVTAGVSATVLLTVLSLLVLVDHFAFNYAEREAGQRLQQLSWQTRDALNRVQQKATGDVQLLTDLPQVRDARSPGEARAVLESVQKAFPDYAWIGLAAPDGRVYAATQGLLEGADVSGRDWFKGGRDKLFAGDFHPATLLGKKLPASADPWRFVDAAGPVTGADGSARGVLCVHMSWGWARRMAQTIVAPADQAYAADIFVVRADGTIILGPKGMEERKLASDSLKLARAGATGAVRETWADGRSYLSGYSLTGKAGDPATLEWSVIVRQPEDVALASARALERRILLLGAILGVAMAAAAAVIARRYTRPLNALSRNLELRSAAPAGAAGLPDIVQVDSFHEVQVLSSALARMLDNEQSHLAALRALNEKLESTVGERTREIARKALQLERALSQEHSTQRLLQERAAELRAILDNAHDAFIALDEGGVVLDWNRQAEKLLGWTRAEVIGQPLAAMVLPPLLRRAYERDMRQLAEAGDSGGVGAAGEAAVLNRRVEVTLHDRDCRELPVEISLAYVPRSSGHLFIAFLHDISERKKLFASMEEMALRDTLTGLPNRRALLQTLTEATQRASRLRQCCAVYFLDLDRFKQINDRYGHDEGDELLRQFAERVRQTVRKTDTVGRLAGDEFVVIVEMLHCEADAREAADKLLAALRRPYPLKTVTVQLGASIGIAVHHPDDPQDIEMLLGRADRAMYVNKQQGLQRMAHG